One genomic region from Panthera tigris isolate Pti1 chromosome D1, P.tigris_Pti1_mat1.1, whole genome shotgun sequence encodes:
- the LOC102959501 gene encoding olfactory receptor 51V1-like, with protein sequence MPASSASIINTSIFILTGFPGLDQYYPWFSIPFSSIYTLVFLGNCMVLHVIRTEPSLHQPMFYFLAMLALTDLCMGLSTVHTVLGVLWGLNQEVSRDACIAQTYFIHGLSFIESGVLLAMAFDRFTAICNPLRYTSLLTNSRVIHFMVAILMRAALSILPVIIRLKFFHYCRPHILSHSFCLHQDLLRLACSDIRFNSLYALALVICTLLLDAVLILISYVFILHTVLAIASREERLKSLQTCVSHICAVLVFYIPIIGLTMVHRFGKHLSPSVHVLMGNIYILFPPLMNPIIYSVKTQQIRSRMKKWCSLKM encoded by the coding sequence ATGCCTGCTTCTTCTGCTTCCATTATCAATACCTCAATATTCATTCTCACGGGGTTCCCTGGCCTGGACCAGTACTATCCATGGTTTTCCATTCCCTTCTCCTCCATCTATACCTTGGTTTTTCTGGGAAACTGCATGGTGCTGCATGTGATCCGGACAGAGCCCAGCCTGCACCAGCCCATGTTCTACTTCCTGGCCATGCTGGCCCTCACTGACCTGTGCATGGGGCTGTCCACAGTGCACACGGTGCTGGGGGTCCTGTGGGGGCTCAACCAAGAAGTTAGTCGAGATGCTTGCATTGCCCAAACTTACTTTATCCACGGTCTGTCCTTCATAGAGTCTGGGGTCCTTCTTGCCATGGCCTTTGATCGCTTCACTGCAATCTGCAATCCTCTGAGATACACATCCCTCCTGACTAACAGTAGAGTCATTCACTTCATGGTGGCCATTTTGATGAGGGCAGCTTTGTCCATTCTCCCTGTCATCATTCGCCTGAAGTTCTTCCATTACTGCCGCCCTCACatcctctcccactctttctgcctgCACCAGGACCTGCTCCGGCTCGCCTGCTCTGACATCCGCTTTAATAGCCTCTATGCCCTGGCTCTGGTGATCTGTACCTTGTTGTTAGATGCTGTGCTTATTCTCATCTCCTACGTTTTCATCTTGCACACAGTGCTGGCAATTGCATCCCGCGAGGAGAGGCTCAAGTCCTTGCAGACCTGTGTGTCCCACATCTGTGCTGTCCTGGTCTTTTACATCCCCATCATTGGCCTCACCATGGTGCACCGCTTTGGAAAGCATCTTTCCCCTTCGGTTCATGTCCTCATGGGCAATATCTATATTCTCTTTCCACCCCTGATGAATCCAATCATCTACAGTGTAAAGACCCAGCAGATCCGAAGCAGGATGAAGAAGTGGTGTTCCCTGAAAATGTAG
- the LOC102959231 gene encoding LOW QUALITY PROTEIN: olfactory receptor 52A5-like (The sequence of the model RefSeq protein was modified relative to this genomic sequence to represent the inferred CDS: deleted 1 base in 1 codon): MLKLNGTVFMPSVLTLVGIPGLESVQFWIGIPFCAMYITALFGNSLLLVIIKSERSLHEPMYLFLAMLGATDISLSTCILPKMLGIFWFHLPDIYFDACLFQMWLIHTFQCIESGILLAMALDRYVAICDPLRHAIIFSHQLLTQIGVAVTLRAVIFSAPCLILIKCRLKHFRTTVVSHSYCEHMAVVKLAAEDIQINKIYGLFVAFIILGFDIIVIILSYIRIFITVFNLPQRESRLKAFNTCIAHICVFLEFYLLGFFSFFTHRFGFHIPPYIHILLSNLYLLVPPLLNPIVYGVKTKQIRDRLSKIFHSKDPF; the protein is encoded by the exons ATGCTCAAGCTCAATGGCACAGTCTTCATGCCCTCAGTGCTGACACTGGTCGGGATCCCTGGCTTGGAATCTGTGCAGTTCTGGATTGGAATTCCTTTCTGTGCCATGTACATCACTGCTCTGTTTGGGAATTCCCTGCTCCTGGTCATCATCAAATCGGAACGCAGCCTCCATGAGCCCATGTACCTCTTCCTGGCAATGCTTGGAGCAACAGACATTTCTCTCAGTACCTGCATCCTGCCCAAAATGCTAGGAATATTCTGGTTCCATTTACCAGACATATATTTCGATGCCTGTCTCTTTCAGATGTGGCTCATCCACACCTTCCAGTGTATCGAATCAGGAATTCTGCTGGCCATGGCCCTggaccgctatgtggccatctgtgaTCCCCTGAGACATGCAATCATCTTTAGCCACCAACTCCTCACTCAGATTGGGGTTGCAGTGACACTCAGAGCAGTCATCTTTTCAGCTCCATGTCTCATCCTCATCAAATGTCGGCTGAAACACTTCCGGACCACTGTGGTCTCCCATTCATACTGTGAGCACATGGCCGTCGTGAAGTTGGCAGCAGAAGATATTCAAATCAACAAGATCTATGGTCTGTTTGTGGCTTTCATTATACTTGGATTTGACATAATCGTTATCATACTCTCCTATATACGAATATTTATAACTGTCTTCAATCTGCCTCAGAGAGAATCTAGGCTCAAAGCCTTTAACACCTGCATTGCCCATATTTGTGTCTTCCTTGAGTTTTATCTCCTaggtttcttctccttctttacaCACAGGTTCGGGTTCCACATTCCACCCTACATTCATATTCTTCTGTCCAACCTTTATCTGCTTGTCCCTCCTTTGCTCAATCCTATTGTGTATGGGGTGAAAACCAAACAGATTAGAGATCGGTTGTCCAAGATT TTTCACTCTAAGGATCCATTTTGA